A genome region from Anastrepha obliqua isolate idAnaObli1 chromosome 4, idAnaObli1_1.0, whole genome shotgun sequence includes the following:
- the LOC129244427 gene encoding vacuolar protein sorting-associated protein 35 isoform X1, giving the protein MYPWNSTSYSPSGSRSGSERRMTMPSGLDDQEKLLAEAIGTARKQAFQMNHFLDKDRILDALKCASTMLSELRTSMLSPKSYYELYMAITDELCHLELYLSEKSNKETDFYELVQYSHTIVPRLYLLITVGIVYIKKDATLKRSILKDLVEMCRGVQHPLRGLFLRNYLLQCTRNILPDVLVAENEHEGNVLDAIDFVLTNFAEMNKLWVRMQHQGHSSEKSRREKEREELKILVGTNLVRLSQLESATLEHYQRFILPGILEQVVSCRDAIAQEYLMECIIQVFPDEFHLQTLDPFLKSCAQLETGVNVKNIIISLIDRLAAYNQRSGKTSGTDIESIIPPEVQLFEVFSIQVANIVQTRTDMPLEDTISLQIALLSLAQKVYPDRVDYVDKVLGTTTHILDSLGMNNISHFLSVNQELSRLLRICIDFYNNALTVIQLKNFTPLLDKFDYTSRKSLALYLVMNVLEFETLIPTAEQGEHVLTIIMPLIKDEEVPVGPDGKPVPQPANANNVDPEEFAEEQGVVARFIHYMKSDEPDMQYKILQSARKHLGAGGPQRIKHVLPPLVFSAYQLAYKYKAIAEEDENWDKKCQKILQYCHSTIAAIAKADLADLALRLYLQGALVIGEIGYPNHETVAYEFMTQAFSLYEDEISDSKAQLAAIMLIMSTFEQMSCFSEENAEPLRTNCALSASKLLKKPDQCRGVVACAALFWSGKKNGDEMRDEKRTLECLKKGARIIAHCLDIGVQVQLYVELLNHYLFYFERGNSLITVAMLNQLIAKINEDLPNLESTEETKQIEMHYKNTLAHIRTRMESNDAGLEVSFAGISIN; this is encoded by the exons ATGTACCCATGGAATTCAACATCTTACAGCCCAAGCGGCAGTCGAAGCGGTAGCGAACGCCGCATG ACCATGCCGAGTGGTTTAGATGATCAAGAGAAGCTTCTGGCTGAGGCCATTGGGACAGCACGCAAACAGGCATTCCAAATGAATCACTTTCTCGACAAGGATCGCATTTTGGATGCGCTCAAATGTGCTAGCACAATGTTGAGTGAATTGCGTACCTCGATGCTCTCGCCGAAGAGCTACTACGAGTTGT ATATGGCCATTACGGATGAGCTGTGCCACCTGGAATTGTATTTGAGTGAGAAGAGCAACAAAGAGACGGATTTCTATGAACTTGTGCAGTATTCGCATACGATTGTGCCACGTCTTTATCTGCTCATTACCGTGGGCATTGTATATATCAAAAAGGATGCAACGTTGAAGCGTAGCATACTCAAAGACTTAGTGGAAATGTGTCGTGGTGTGCAACATCCACTACGTGGCCTATTTCTACGCAACTATCTGCTGCAGTGTACGCGCAATATATTGCCAGATGTGCTGGTGGCAGAAAATGAACATGAAGGCAATGTATTGGACGCCATTGACTTTGTACTGACGAATTTTGCCGAGATGAACAAATTGTGGGTGCGTATGCAGCATCAGGGTCACTCCAGTGAGAAGTCACGACGTGAAAAGGAACGTGAAGAACTAAAGATATTGGTGGGCACCAATTTGGTACGTCTATCACAACTTGAATCGGCCACTTTGGAACACTATCAGCGTTTCATATTGCCTGGAATACTGGAACAGGTGGTTAGTTGCCGCGATGCCATAGCGCAAGAGTACCTTATGGAATGTATTATACAAGTGTTTCCCGACGAGTTTCATTTACAAACCTTAGATCCGTTCCTGAAGTCATGTGCACAGCTTGAAACTGGTGTGAATGTTaagaatataataatttcattgATCGATCGCTTGGCTGCATACAACCAGCGCAGTGGCAAG ACTAGCGGCACGGACATTGAGTCCATAATACCGCCTGAGGTTCAATTATTCGAAGTGTTCAGCATTCAAGTGGCCAATATTGTGCAG ACTCGCACTGATATGCCGCTCGAAGATACGATATCGCTGCAGATTGCACTTCTGAGTCTCGCCCAGAAAGTCTACCCAGACCGTGTTGATTATGTGGATAAAGTGCTTGGCACAACGACACACATTTTGGATAGCCTAGGAATGAATAA CATTTCTCATTTTCTCTCGGTGAACCAAGAATTATCACGTCTCCTACGCATTTGCATCGATTTCTACAACAACGCATTGACTGTTATACAACTGAAGAACTTTACGCCATTACTAGACAAGTTCGACTACACTTCACGAAAGTCATTGGCGCTCTATCTGGTAATGAATGTGCTCGAATTCGAAACTCTTATACCAACAGCTGAACAGGGTGAACACGTATTAACCATCATAATGCCACTTATCAAAGATGAGGAAGTGCCCGTAGGACCCGATGGCAAACCTGTGCCACAACCTGCCAATGCTAACAATGTCGATCCCGAAGAATTCGCCGAAGAGCAAGGCGTTGTAGCgcg GTTCATTCACTATATGAAGTCCGATGAACCCGACATGCAATACAAAATCCTCCAATCGGCACGCAAGCATCTGGGTGCCGGTGGTCCACAACGTATCAAGCATGTCTTACCGCCGCTCGTATTCTCCGCGTATCAGCTAGCCTACAAATATAAGGCAATCGCCGAAGAGGATGAAAATTGGGATAAGAAATGCCAAAAGATATTACAATACTGCCACAGTACGATCGCGGCGATAGCAAAAGCAGACTTGGCCGATTTGGCGTTGCGCTTGTATCTGCAAGGTGCGCTAGTCATTGGTGAAATTGGCTACCCAAATCACGAGACAGTGGCTTATGAGTTCATGACGCAAGCATTCTCATTGTACGAAGATGAAATATCTGATTCGAAGGCACAGCTGGCAGCAATTATGCTTATTATGTCCACATTTGAACAAATGTCGTGCTTCAGTGAGGAGAACGCGGAACCTTTGCGCACGAATTGTGCACTTTCAGCGTCCAAACTATTGAAGAAGCCCGATCAGTGTCGAGGTGTGGTGGCGTGCGCTGCGCTCTTCTGGAGTGGCAA gaAAAATGGCGACGAGATGCGCGATGAGAAACGCACGCTCGAGTGCCTAAAGAAGGGCGCACGTATAATTGCGCAT TGCTTGGACATAGGTGTACAAGTGCAATTATATGTCGAATTGCTGAATCATTATCTCTTCTATTTCGAACGTGGTAATTCGCTAATTACTGTTGCAATGCTAAATCAg CTCATTGCGAAAATCAACGAGGATTTGCCAAATCTGGAGTCCACCGAGGAGACGAAACAAATAGAAATGCATTACAAAAATACATTAGCGCATATTAGAACTCGCATGGAATCAAACGATGCGGGCTTGGAGGTTTCATTCGCTGGCATTTCCATCAATTAg
- the LOC129244427 gene encoding vacuolar protein sorting-associated protein 35 isoform X2 — translation MTMPSGLDDQEKLLAEAIGTARKQAFQMNHFLDKDRILDALKCASTMLSELRTSMLSPKSYYELYMAITDELCHLELYLSEKSNKETDFYELVQYSHTIVPRLYLLITVGIVYIKKDATLKRSILKDLVEMCRGVQHPLRGLFLRNYLLQCTRNILPDVLVAENEHEGNVLDAIDFVLTNFAEMNKLWVRMQHQGHSSEKSRREKEREELKILVGTNLVRLSQLESATLEHYQRFILPGILEQVVSCRDAIAQEYLMECIIQVFPDEFHLQTLDPFLKSCAQLETGVNVKNIIISLIDRLAAYNQRSGKTSGTDIESIIPPEVQLFEVFSIQVANIVQTRTDMPLEDTISLQIALLSLAQKVYPDRVDYVDKVLGTTTHILDSLGMNNISHFLSVNQELSRLLRICIDFYNNALTVIQLKNFTPLLDKFDYTSRKSLALYLVMNVLEFETLIPTAEQGEHVLTIIMPLIKDEEVPVGPDGKPVPQPANANNVDPEEFAEEQGVVARFIHYMKSDEPDMQYKILQSARKHLGAGGPQRIKHVLPPLVFSAYQLAYKYKAIAEEDENWDKKCQKILQYCHSTIAAIAKADLADLALRLYLQGALVIGEIGYPNHETVAYEFMTQAFSLYEDEISDSKAQLAAIMLIMSTFEQMSCFSEENAEPLRTNCALSASKLLKKPDQCRGVVACAALFWSGKKNGDEMRDEKRTLECLKKGARIIAHCLDIGVQVQLYVELLNHYLFYFERGNSLITVAMLNQLIAKINEDLPNLESTEETKQIEMHYKNTLAHIRTRMESNDAGLEVSFAGISIN, via the exons ATG ACCATGCCGAGTGGTTTAGATGATCAAGAGAAGCTTCTGGCTGAGGCCATTGGGACAGCACGCAAACAGGCATTCCAAATGAATCACTTTCTCGACAAGGATCGCATTTTGGATGCGCTCAAATGTGCTAGCACAATGTTGAGTGAATTGCGTACCTCGATGCTCTCGCCGAAGAGCTACTACGAGTTGT ATATGGCCATTACGGATGAGCTGTGCCACCTGGAATTGTATTTGAGTGAGAAGAGCAACAAAGAGACGGATTTCTATGAACTTGTGCAGTATTCGCATACGATTGTGCCACGTCTTTATCTGCTCATTACCGTGGGCATTGTATATATCAAAAAGGATGCAACGTTGAAGCGTAGCATACTCAAAGACTTAGTGGAAATGTGTCGTGGTGTGCAACATCCACTACGTGGCCTATTTCTACGCAACTATCTGCTGCAGTGTACGCGCAATATATTGCCAGATGTGCTGGTGGCAGAAAATGAACATGAAGGCAATGTATTGGACGCCATTGACTTTGTACTGACGAATTTTGCCGAGATGAACAAATTGTGGGTGCGTATGCAGCATCAGGGTCACTCCAGTGAGAAGTCACGACGTGAAAAGGAACGTGAAGAACTAAAGATATTGGTGGGCACCAATTTGGTACGTCTATCACAACTTGAATCGGCCACTTTGGAACACTATCAGCGTTTCATATTGCCTGGAATACTGGAACAGGTGGTTAGTTGCCGCGATGCCATAGCGCAAGAGTACCTTATGGAATGTATTATACAAGTGTTTCCCGACGAGTTTCATTTACAAACCTTAGATCCGTTCCTGAAGTCATGTGCACAGCTTGAAACTGGTGTGAATGTTaagaatataataatttcattgATCGATCGCTTGGCTGCATACAACCAGCGCAGTGGCAAG ACTAGCGGCACGGACATTGAGTCCATAATACCGCCTGAGGTTCAATTATTCGAAGTGTTCAGCATTCAAGTGGCCAATATTGTGCAG ACTCGCACTGATATGCCGCTCGAAGATACGATATCGCTGCAGATTGCACTTCTGAGTCTCGCCCAGAAAGTCTACCCAGACCGTGTTGATTATGTGGATAAAGTGCTTGGCACAACGACACACATTTTGGATAGCCTAGGAATGAATAA CATTTCTCATTTTCTCTCGGTGAACCAAGAATTATCACGTCTCCTACGCATTTGCATCGATTTCTACAACAACGCATTGACTGTTATACAACTGAAGAACTTTACGCCATTACTAGACAAGTTCGACTACACTTCACGAAAGTCATTGGCGCTCTATCTGGTAATGAATGTGCTCGAATTCGAAACTCTTATACCAACAGCTGAACAGGGTGAACACGTATTAACCATCATAATGCCACTTATCAAAGATGAGGAAGTGCCCGTAGGACCCGATGGCAAACCTGTGCCACAACCTGCCAATGCTAACAATGTCGATCCCGAAGAATTCGCCGAAGAGCAAGGCGTTGTAGCgcg GTTCATTCACTATATGAAGTCCGATGAACCCGACATGCAATACAAAATCCTCCAATCGGCACGCAAGCATCTGGGTGCCGGTGGTCCACAACGTATCAAGCATGTCTTACCGCCGCTCGTATTCTCCGCGTATCAGCTAGCCTACAAATATAAGGCAATCGCCGAAGAGGATGAAAATTGGGATAAGAAATGCCAAAAGATATTACAATACTGCCACAGTACGATCGCGGCGATAGCAAAAGCAGACTTGGCCGATTTGGCGTTGCGCTTGTATCTGCAAGGTGCGCTAGTCATTGGTGAAATTGGCTACCCAAATCACGAGACAGTGGCTTATGAGTTCATGACGCAAGCATTCTCATTGTACGAAGATGAAATATCTGATTCGAAGGCACAGCTGGCAGCAATTATGCTTATTATGTCCACATTTGAACAAATGTCGTGCTTCAGTGAGGAGAACGCGGAACCTTTGCGCACGAATTGTGCACTTTCAGCGTCCAAACTATTGAAGAAGCCCGATCAGTGTCGAGGTGTGGTGGCGTGCGCTGCGCTCTTCTGGAGTGGCAA gaAAAATGGCGACGAGATGCGCGATGAGAAACGCACGCTCGAGTGCCTAAAGAAGGGCGCACGTATAATTGCGCAT TGCTTGGACATAGGTGTACAAGTGCAATTATATGTCGAATTGCTGAATCATTATCTCTTCTATTTCGAACGTGGTAATTCGCTAATTACTGTTGCAATGCTAAATCAg CTCATTGCGAAAATCAACGAGGATTTGCCAAATCTGGAGTCCACCGAGGAGACGAAACAAATAGAAATGCATTACAAAAATACATTAGCGCATATTAGAACTCGCATGGAATCAAACGATGCGGGCTTGGAGGTTTCATTCGCTGGCATTTCCATCAATTAg